One Halichondria panicea chromosome 6, odHalPani1.1, whole genome shotgun sequence genomic window carries:
- the LOC135337213 gene encoding uncharacterized protein LOC135337213 has translation MKTAIALIALISLTGILVWAAPNQQQVQDIQEILGNAHDVTKHDEDEVDKEDAEMETFIQDLMSAHKQDGAQVEDFLHKLMNEEEETASEQKSNDDDDDDDVVDNQSSDLDEVQSDNDDELEAAVQELIQDDDRSNDDSDLDVAALQELIAKSQDPDVKAQFWGAIARLGTRLISRVGRRFGRKFRRTSNKFGRRSRRSRRRLSRSRRRPSTSRRRYGRRIVRRRYWPGQQINQC, from the coding sequence ATGAAGACAGCCATTGCTCTGATAGCATTGATCTCTCTCACCGGCATTCTGGTGTGGGCCGCACCAAATCAGCAACAAGTACAGGACATTCAAGAAATTCTGGGAAATGCTCATGATGTAACAAAGCATGACGAGGATGAAGTTGACAAAGAGGATGCTGAAATGGAAACTTTCATTCAAGATCTGATGTCTGCCCACAAACAAGATGGGGCACAAGTCGAGGACTTCCTCCATAAACTCATGAATGAAGAGGAGGAAACAGCTTCCGAACAAAAAAgcaatgatgatgatgatgacgaCGATGTTGTAGACAACCAGAGCAGCGATCTCGACGAAGTTCAAAGTGACAATGACGACGAATTGGAGGCTGCGGTCCAAGAGCTTATACAAGATGACGATAGATCTAACGATGATAGTGATTTGGATGTTGCTGCTCTTCAAGAGCTGATCGCCAAGTCACAAGACCCAGATGTTAAAGCTCAATTTTGGGGGGCTATTGCTCGTCTCGGGACGCGGCTAATCAGCAGGGTTGGGAGACGGTTTGGGAGAAAGTTCAGGAGAACGTCTAACAAGTTTGGGAGAAGGTCCAGGAGGTCCAGGAGAAGGCTTAGCAGGTCCAGGAGAAGGCCTAGCACGTCCAGGAGAAGGTATGGAAGAAGGATTGTGAGAAGGAGATACTGGCCTGGACAACAAATCAACCAGTGTTAA
- the LOC135337214 gene encoding uncharacterized protein LOC135337214, translating into MKLTLLLLLVGISNLCVSAQSSSAESGISKSFDQQRNELEPTDQDEEELAQALSSLLTQTQEYGDAQGIGDEDVETLNALAEMQDEELEQALTNAIADDDGAFITALKDVQKKHGDENASIQDSDTPSKEWHSLINVIVKTEDEDGRLSKQGPHQLERERREATEGGFTNKLTETQNENDDTSMNAELEKIEQDKVRDKEALQVLANALAEVQQVDQTEQELENELASIQYSNEDDGNIQDGKLINEAMMEKLSAKDDNTQSQDHDEDIQAVSNEHMPSKQAAAIQRDENAAKVVSKLYSTAKVQWRRRRRWRRPTRIIRRSIRRIVRVVRKPIRKISRVIRKVRRIRKLKRIIRKAIKKIQPKRLIRRISKVIRKSHPKKVFGTLSKLLKMLKPKTSFLKKLIAKAGKLLKKAVKYPKKLGSKALQYVLGLLGKGKEVTSIKNSSGGSTGDKNGKSGTRSKGRGSWLTKLTENDGNSFLKKMIVVIKKYGRKRKG; encoded by the coding sequence ATGAAGCTCACACTGCTATTGCTATTGGTGGGTATTTCCAACTTATGTGTCAGTGCACAATCTTCTTCTGCGGAGAGTGGCATTTCGAAAAGCTTTGATCAGCAACGAAATGAGTTAGAGCCAACGGATCAAGATGAAGAGGAGCTTGCACAAGCTTTATCTTCTCTCTTGACACAAACACAGGAATACGGAGATGCTCAAGGAATTGGTGATGAGGATGTGGAAACTTTGAATGCTCTCGCTGAAATGCAGGATGAAGAATTGGAGCAAGCCTTGACTAACGCAATtgctgatgatgatggtgcATTCATCACTGCACTTAAGGATGTACAAAAAAAACATGGCGATGAAAATGCAAGCATACAAGATTCTGACACACCAAGCAAAGAATGGCATTCTCTGATTAACGTGATTGTAAAGACTGAAGATGAGGATGGCCGCCTAAGTAAGCAAGGACCTCACCAACTTGAAAGAGAAAGAAGAGAAGCAACAGAAGGTGGTTTCACTAACAAACTTACCGAAACTCAAAATGAAAATGATGATACAAGCATGAATGCTGAGCTTGAGAAAATAGAGCAAGACAAAGTGAGGGACAAGGAAGCTTTGCAAGTGTTAGCAAATGCTCTTGCAGAAGTACAGCAAGTAGACCAAACAGAGCAAGAACTTGAAAATGAACTAGCTTCTATTCAGTACAGCAACGAGGATGATGGAAATATTCAAGATGGTAAACTGATTAATGAAGCTATGATGGAAAAACTCTCTGCAAAAGATGATAATACTCAAAGTCAAGACCACGATGAAGATATACAAGCAGTTTCGAATGAGCACATGCCCTCCAAGCAGGCAGCCGCAATTCAAAGAGATGAAAACGCAGCCAAGGTAGTCTCAAAATTATATTCAACGGCTAAGGTACAATGGAGACGTCGTAGACGATGGCGACGCCCAACAAGAATCATTCGAAGATCTATCCGCAGAATTGTAAGGGTCGTTCGAAAACCAATTCGCAAAATTTCAAGGGTAATTCGAAAAGTTCGCCGCATTCGTAAACTAAAAAGAATAATTCGAAAAGCTATTAAAAAGATTCAACCTAAACGCCTAATCCGCCGGATATCAAAAGTTATCCGAAAGAGTCACCCCAAGAAAGTTTTTGGAACATTATCAAAATTGCTTAAAATGTTGAAACCAAAAACAAGCTTCTTGAAAAAGCTCATTGCAAAAGCAGGAAAATTGCTCAAGAAGGCTGTTAAGTATCCCAAGAAACTCGGCTCAAAGGCACTTCAGTACGTATTGGGCTTACTTGGTAAAGGAAAAGAAGTTACTAGCATCAAAAACAGTTCAGGAGGAAGTACAGGTGATAAAAATGGGAAATCGGGAACAAGGAGTAAAGGAAGAGGATCTTGGCTGACAAAGCTCACTGAAAATGATGGCAACAGTTTCTTGAAGAAAATGATTGTCGTTATCAAAAAGTATGGGCGTAAACGAAAAGGATGA
- the LOC135336895 gene encoding uncharacterized protein DDB_G0283697-like, with amino-acid sequence MKTAIALIALISLTGSLVWAAPNQQQQQVQDIQEILGNARDTTEQDEDDVDLQSLLAAAQDDDGNDDDVKELQSLIASEQDEDEDEDMSALNSLMAAAQDDDNGDDEDENMKALTSLSAAAENDEDDQLSETAAITQRSRKRPRRNRKRRSYIKYYRGRRRYRGRNLARYYQRYYNQLYKRYYNNYYARYYKQHYNRQYRGIKSYGNYGFRVINHVYKYMKSHYPKVYRKYLYYNKG; translated from the coding sequence ATGAAGACAGCCATTGCTCTGATAGCACTGATCTCCCTCACCGGCAGTCTGGTGTGGGCCGCACCAAATCAGCAACAGCAACAAGTACAGGACATTCAAGAAATCCTGGGAAATGCTCGAGACACAACAGAGCAAGACGAGGATGATGTAGACCTCCAGTCGCTACTGGCAGCTGCTCAAGACGATGATGGCAATGATGACGATGTAAAAGAATTGCAGTCACTTATCGCCAGCGAACAAGATGAAGATGAAGATGAAGATATGTCAGCACTCAACTCCCTGATGGCTGCTGCACAAGATGACGACAATGGAGATGACGAGGATGAGAATATGAAAGCTCTGACATCGCTAAGTGCAGCTGCTGAAAACGATGAAGACGACCAGCTATCTGAGACAGCTGCTATCACTCAAAGATCCCGAAAAAGGCCAAGGAGAAATAGAAAGCGAAGGAGTTATATAAAATACTATAGAGGGCGAAGGAGATATAGAGGACGAAACTTGGCCCGCTATTACCAGCGTTATTACAATCAGCTTTACAAGAGGTATTACAACAATTATTACGCTCGATATTACAAGCAACATTACAACAGGCAGTATCGAGGAATTAAATCGTATGGTAATTACGGATTTAGAGTGATTAATCatgtgtacaagtacatgaAGAGTCACTACCCCAAAGTGTATCGCAAGTACTTGTACTACAACAAGGGATAA